From the genome of Argentina anserina chromosome 4, drPotAnse1.1, whole genome shotgun sequence, one region includes:
- the LOC126791893 gene encoding uncharacterized protein LOC126791893 — MKRSPPSPDPSSLLAFGYSKISLPLHPHHHRPVLRRCISDPYSPPPPPQTDPFHSPDLNKASSPSPSQTHFNSSLPPLPPPTHRRSVSELNPSPAKSFSRSPSFNEMSFETDPDTPNSKRLKRMKGRLKEMTEWCRQLMREEDMEQDEELEIGATQDMPDIDAIQDVPNDTSTEDSSEKEFSESVSVEKKDDSLVIHFRCHCDKAYQFLLNGSDCYYKLL; from the exons ATGAAAAGATCCCCACCTTCTCCCGACCCTTCTTCTCTCCTCGCCTTCGGCTACTCCAagatctctctccctctccaccCCCACCACCACCGCCCCGTCCTCCGCCGCTGCATTTCCGACCCCtactcccctcctcctcctccgcagACCGACCCGTTTCACTCTCCCGATCTCAACAAGGCTTCTTCCCCCTCCCCGTCCCAAACCCACTTCAACTCCTCCCTCCCGCCACTCCCGCCGCCGACCCACCGCCGCTCCGTCTCCGAACTCAACCCCTCTCCGGCCAAGAGCTTCTCCCGCTCCCCCAGCTTTAATGAGATGTCCTTCGAGACTGACCCTGATACTCCCAATTCCAAG AGGCTGAAGAGGATGAAGGGTCGACTGAAGGAGATGACTGAGTGGTGCAGGCAGCTCATGCGTGAAGAAGATATGGAACAAGATGAAGAACTCGAAATCGGAGCCACTCAAGATATGCCTGACATTGATGCTATCCAAGATGTTCCCAATGATACTTCTACTGAG GATAGCAGTGAGAAAGAATTTTCAGAATCTGTGAGTGTGGAGAAGAAGGATGACTCTCTGGTCATACACTTCAGGTGCCACTGTGACAAAGCTTATCAGTTCCTTCTCAATGGAAGTGACTGCTACTACAAGCTCTTGTAG
- the LOC126791284 gene encoding haloacid dehalogenase-like hydrolase domain-containing protein At2g33255 yields the protein MPLLLPRTTTALLLSPKFKFPKLPMSSAAPRARLRGVVFDMDGTLTVPVIDFAAMYRAVLGEKEYVRIRAENPSGIDILHHIDTWSSDKQRKAYETIADFERRGLDRLQIMPGAAELCGFLESKNIRRGLITRNVKGAVDLFHERFRLSFAPALSREFRPYKLDPAPLLHICSAWEVDPSEVMMVGNSLKDDVACGKRAGAFTCLLDEVGRYDSPEYANVDHKPNFKVSSLTEVHSIFEQHFDLAP from the exons ATGCCTCTACTCCTCCCCAGAACCACCACCGCTCTCCTCCTCTCCCCCAAATTCAAATTTCCCAAACTACCCATGTCCTCCGCCGCGCCCAGGGCTCGCCTCCGCGGCGTGGTGTTCGACATGGACGGAACCCTAACGGTCCCCGTCATCGACTTCGCGGCAATGTACAGAGCCGTGCTCGGCGAGAAGGAGTACGTCAGAATCAGGGCCGAGAATCCTTCCGGGATTGATATCCTCCACCACATTGACACCTGGAGCTCCGACAAGCAGCGGAAGGCTTACGAAACCATCGCCGATTTCGagcgccggggactcgatcgCCTCCAAATCATGCCCG GTGCTGCAGAGCTTTGTGGTTTTCTAGAATCTAAAAATATAAG GCGGGGTTTGATTACGCGCAATGTCAAGGGCGCGGTGGATTTGTTTCATGAACGGTTCAGG TTGTCATTTGCCCCAGCACTGAGCAGGGAATTTCGACCTTACAAACTGGATCCAGCTCCATTATTGCATATATGTTCAGCCTGGGAAGTTGACCCTAGTGAAGTAATGATGGTCGGAAATTCCCTTAAAGATGAT GTGGCTTGTGGGAAGCGAGCAGGAGCATTTACATGCTTGCTTGATGAAGTGGGGAGGTATGACTCTCCTGAATATGCCAATGTAgatcacaaaccaaattttaaggtGTCTTCCCTAACAGAAGTCCACTCAATATTTGAACAACATTTTGACTTGGCACCTTGA
- the LOC126790204 gene encoding ammonium transporter 1 member 1, producing MASVCLASDLAQLLGPNGTAAADFICSKFVDTSYAIDTTYLLFSAYLVFSMQLGFAMLCAGSVRAKNTMNIMLTNVLDAAAGGLFYYLFGFAFAFGGPSNGFIGRHFFGLKEVPNSSFDYSHFLYQWAFAIAAAGITSGSIAERTQFVAYLIYSSFLTGFVYPVVSHWFWSPDGWASAFNSGNLLFGSGVIDFAGSGVVHMVGGIAGLWGAFIEGPRIGRFDHSGRSVVLRGHSATLVVLGTFLLWFGWYGFNPGSFNKILVSYGGSYYGQWSAVGRTAVTTTLAGCTAALTTLFGKRILSGHWNVTDVCNGLLGGFAAITAGCSVVEPWAAIICGFVAAVVLVSCNKLAEKLKYDDPLEAAQLHGGCGAWGIIFTALFASEKYVGEIYGSGRPYGLFMGGGGRLLGAHLVQIVVIIGWVSATMGPLFFILHKLKLLRISEEDELAGMDMTRHGGFAYVYHDEDDSPKPAGIQLRRVEPSSSTPTSV from the coding sequence ATGGCGTCTGTATGCTTGGCTTCGGACCTGGCCCAACTCCTGGGCCCAAACGGCACCGCCGCCGCAGACTTCATCTGCAGCAAGTTCGTCGACACTTCCTACGCCATCGACACGACCTACCTCCTCTTCTCCGCCTACCTCGTCTTCTCCATGCAGCTCGGCTTCGCCATGCTCTGCGCCGGCTCCGTCCGCGCCAAGAACACCATGAACATCATGCTCACCAACGTCCTCGACGCCGCCGCCGGTGGCCTCTTCTACTACCTCTTCGGCTTCGCCTTCGCCTTCGGCGGTCCCTCCAACGGCTTCATCGGCCGCCACTTCTTCGGCCTCAAAGAAGTCCCCAACTCCTCCTTCGACTACAGCCACTTCCTCTACCAATGGGCCTTCGCCATCGCCGCCGCCGGCATCACCTCCGGCTCCATCGCCGAGCGCACTCAGTTCGTCGCTTACTTAATCTACTCCTCCTTCCTCACCGGCTTCGTCTACCCCGTCGTCTCCCACTGGTTCTGGTCCCCCGACGGCTGGGCCAGCGCCTTCAACTCCGGCAACCTTCTGTTCGGCTCCGGCGTCATCGACTTCGCCGGCTCCGGCGTCGTCCACATGGTCGGAGGCATCGCCGGACTTTGGGGAGCTTTTATCGAAGGCCCGAGGATCGGCCGGTTCGACCATTCCGGCCGCTCAGTCGTGCTCCGCGGCCACAGCGCCACCCTTGTCGTCCTCGGAACCTTTCTCCTCTGGTTCGGCTGGTACGGCTTCAACCCCGGCTCGTTCAACAAGATTCTAGTCTCCTACGGCGGCTCTTACTACGGCCAGTGGTCCGCCGTCGGAAGAACCGCCGTCACCACCACCCTCGCCGGATGTACCGCCGCGCTGACGACTCTCTTCGGAAAACGCATCCTCTCCGGCCACTGGAACGTCACCGACGTCTGCAACGGGCTGCTCGGGGGCTTCGCCGCCATCACCGCCGGCTGCTCCGTCGTAGAGCCCTGGGCCGCGATCATCTGCGGCTTCGTCGCCGCCGTGGTCCTCGTCTCCTGCAACAAGCTCGCGGAGAAGCTCAAGTACGACGATCCTCTGGAGGCGGCGCAGCTCCACGGCGGGTGCGGCGCGTGGGGGATCATATTCACCGCGCTTTTCGCGAGCGAGAAATACGTGGGGGAAATATACGGGTCGGGCCGGCCGTATGGGCTGTTCATGGGGGGCGGAGGGAGGCTGTTGGGGGCCCATTTGGTGCAGATAGTGGTGATAATCGGGTGGGTCAGCGCCACCATGGGTCCTCTGTTCTTCATTCTCCACAAGCTGAAGCTGCTGAGGATTTCGGAGGAGGATGAGTTGGCGGGTATGGATATGACCCGGCACGGCGGGTTTGCTTACGTCTACCATGACGAAGACGACTCACCGAAACCGGCTGGGATTCAACTCAGAAGAGTAGAGCCGAGTTCTTCTACACCCACTTccgtttga